In Paenibacillus sp. FSL M7-0420, a single genomic region encodes these proteins:
- a CDS encoding histidine phosphatase family protein — MTTYIYMVRHGDSLRTGVDEWTRGLSPKGEEDAQRVTECLKDEGIDALYSSPYIRAVNTIADLADKLEQEIILIDDLREKVWMEGNQQLTDDDLYLELQKMYTDPDYALPGGESNRECQARAVKALQDILRTHAGERVVIGTHGMVMSLMMGYFDPGYGLDFLLQTTKPDIYVMEFEEDEVLVRRMPV, encoded by the coding sequence ATGACTACTTATATCTACATGGTGAGGCACGGGGATTCGCTGCGGACCGGGGTGGATGAATGGACGCGCGGCCTGTCGCCCAAGGGGGAGGAGGATGCCCAGCGGGTCACGGAATGCCTGAAGGATGAAGGCATAGATGCCCTGTACAGCAGCCCGTATATCCGGGCGGTTAATACAATTGCGGATTTGGCGGATAAGCTGGAGCAGGAAATCATTCTGATCGATGATCTGCGGGAAAAGGTCTGGATGGAGGGCAACCAGCAGCTAACCGACGATGACCTGTATCTTGAGCTCCAGAAGATGTACACCGATCCGGATTACGCCCTGCCGGGCGGGGAATCAAACCGGGAGTGCCAGGCACGTGCAGTGAAGGCGCTACAGGACATTCTGCGGACCCATGCTGGGGAGCGGGTGGTCATCGGCACCCATGGCATGGTGATGTCCTTGATGATGGGCTATTTTGACCCGGGATATGGTCTGGACTTCTTACTACAGACGACCAAGCCGGATATCTATGTCATGGAGTTCGAAGAAGATGAAGTACTGGTCCGGCGGATGCCTGTGTAA
- a CDS encoding sugar kinase: MSSRGSENKIILIKRKTRLEELVVRYNTIQQAQFYIERLGADFSDYLSEDFQYRKAVETAVTELSAIGRLQVLERQHVPNFIFGAEDTVVVLGQDGLVANTLKYLQEQPLIGVNPDPLRWDGVLLPFRVKEVRQVVSEVLRAQRQVREVTLAKVELNDGQSLYGVNDLFIGRRTHVSARYQLELNGQLEQQSSSGIIVSTGLGSTGWLKSVLAGAAGIVSRAAQMQHAEAERTARVSAEIAAVSAGGGLAWNHPELYFTVREPFPSRTTSAELVFGRISSSLPLRITSQMPEDGVIFSDGVESDYLEFNSGVEATVGLAEKTGRLVV, translated from the coding sequence ATGAGCAGCCGGGGATCGGAGAACAAAATCATACTGATCAAGCGCAAGACACGCCTGGAGGAGCTGGTGGTCCGCTACAACACAATCCAGCAGGCCCAGTTCTATATTGAACGGCTGGGAGCCGATTTCAGCGACTACTTAAGTGAGGATTTCCAATACCGCAAAGCGGTGGAGACCGCAGTGACCGAGCTCAGCGCCATCGGCCGGCTCCAGGTGCTGGAGCGGCAGCATGTGCCGAATTTCATCTTCGGGGCTGAGGATACCGTAGTGGTCCTGGGCCAGGACGGTCTGGTCGCGAATACGCTGAAATACCTTCAGGAGCAGCCGCTGATCGGAGTGAATCCTGACCCGCTGCGCTGGGATGGCGTGCTGCTGCCCTTCAGAGTCAAGGAGGTGCGGCAAGTAGTGAGTGAGGTGCTGCGCGCCCAGCGCCAGGTCCGTGAGGTTACCCTTGCCAAGGTGGAGCTGAATGACGGGCAGAGCCTGTACGGGGTGAACGATCTGTTCATCGGCCGCCGGACCCATGTCTCGGCCCGGTATCAGCTGGAGCTGAACGGGCAGCTGGAGCAGCAGTCCTCCAGTGGCATCATTGTCTCGACCGGCCTGGGCTCCACGGGCTGGCTCAAGAGTGTGCTCGCCGGAGCCGCAGGTATCGTCAGCCGTGCCGCACAAATGCAGCATGCAGAGGCTGAACGGACAGCCCGGGTATCTGCGGAGATTGCTGCAGTCAGCGCGGGCGGCGGGCTGGCCTGGAATCATCCAGAGTTGTATTTCACTGTGCGGGAGCCTTTTCCAAGCCGGACGACTTCAGCAGAGCTGGTATTCGGGAGAATCAGCAGCAGTCTGCCGCTGCGCATTACGTCGCAGATGCCAGAGGATGGCGTGATCTTCAGCGATGGCGTAGAGAGCGATTATCTGGAGTTCAACTCCGGGGTGGAAGCGACGGTTGGGCTCGCGGAGAAGACCGGCAGGCTGGTAGTCTAG
- a CDS encoding winged helix-turn-helix domain-containing protein, which produces MHLELIASEYKVSAGGLTVELLPKEFALLQFLYRNRGRTFSREQLLDKVWPMEYPVERTVDDHIYRLRKKLRPLGGIDIKTIRGFGYSLTIPGSLEGVAVNPATHDSGLRDTMREVFSKFHVYGQGKSMLTLARQQDILGYELDPHYAMVVHFVQGDLEWLIHTDEIPLKDRLFYLNLFYFFTGNPKEKVEYAERLIERNLLNAPEQLELEILTMLDLYTLAGLPELALERLKRTYQVIAEPGFENFIPVTMITELFVRLVAGAGEEELERLDEAVGRVLRDKPFLREIGSYKVVKGLWALRREQWAEGDKLIQEGLQVMEMSGFVPLRLYSIYRIHHFCRMFLAGSSLDRKYEELFTTGLEVCGLPRLEQTLEDLLLGLPEAL; this is translated from the coding sequence ATGCATCTGGAGCTGATCGCAAGTGAATATAAGGTATCCGCCGGAGGATTAACGGTAGAGCTGTTGCCCAAGGAGTTCGCACTACTGCAGTTTCTGTACCGCAACCGGGGGCGGACCTTCAGCCGCGAGCAGCTGCTGGATAAAGTGTGGCCGATGGAGTATCCGGTGGAGCGGACGGTGGACGATCATATCTACAGGCTGCGTAAGAAGCTGAGGCCGTTAGGCGGGATCGACATTAAGACGATCCGCGGCTTCGGCTACAGTCTGACAATTCCAGGGAGTCTGGAAGGCGTAGCGGTGAATCCGGCAACGCATGATTCTGGGCTGCGGGATACCATGCGCGAGGTCTTCTCGAAATTCCATGTGTACGGCCAGGGCAAATCGATGCTCACTCTGGCCCGCCAGCAGGACATCCTTGGCTATGAGCTGGACCCGCATTATGCGATGGTTGTTCATTTCGTGCAGGGAGATCTGGAGTGGCTGATTCATACGGACGAGATACCGCTGAAGGACCGGCTCTTTTACCTCAATCTGTTCTACTTCTTCACTGGCAATCCCAAGGAGAAGGTGGAATACGCCGAGCGCCTCATAGAGCGGAATCTGCTGAACGCCCCTGAACAGCTGGAGCTGGAGATTCTGACGATGCTGGACTTGTACACCCTTGCCGGGTTGCCGGAGCTAGCGCTGGAACGCCTGAAACGAACCTACCAGGTCATCGCTGAACCCGGCTTCGAGAATTTCATACCTGTTACGATGATTACCGAGTTGTTCGTCCGTCTGGTGGCGGGTGCCGGTGAGGAAGAACTGGAACGGCTGGATGAAGCAGTGGGCCGAGTGCTGCGGGATAAGCCTTTTTTGCGCGAGATTGGCAGTTATAAGGTGGTAAAAGGTCTCTGGGCGCTACGGCGTGAACAATGGGCGGAAGGGGATAAGCTGATTCAGGAGGGGCTGCAGGTGATGGAGATGTCCGGCTTCGTTCCGCTGCGGCTCTATTCGATCTACCGGATTCACCATTTCTGCCGCATGTTCCTGGCGGGAAGCTCCTTGGACCGCAAATATGAGGAACTGTTCACTACAGGCCTTGAAGTTTGCGGCCTGCCCCGGCTGGAGCAGACGCTTGAGGATCTGCTGCTGGGATTGCCGGAAGCCCTCTGA
- a CDS encoding RDD family protein translates to MEPWIEEELNLYDFVGFWKRVLINFIDFLILIFPTYLLERISVSAAESAGSAFPLFIQFVLLMAFNVFMVVQYGGTPGRLLLRARIVDENGRYPVLKQALIRDSFIIVNSFLAVIVGLNSEALSAIPSSPVNWSPLAADLNAFIGWVVVLDCLFIVFTPRKRALHDLMARTYVVNKTALDRDQTGKFIA, encoded by the coding sequence ATGGAGCCGTGGATCGAGGAAGAACTTAATTTATACGATTTTGTAGGCTTTTGGAAAAGAGTGCTGATTAATTTCATCGATTTCCTGATTCTTATTTTTCCAACTTACTTGCTGGAGCGGATTTCAGTTTCTGCTGCAGAATCGGCAGGGTCAGCGTTCCCGCTTTTTATACAGTTTGTACTGCTTATGGCGTTCAATGTATTTATGGTTGTCCAATACGGAGGCACGCCGGGCAGGCTTCTTTTGAGGGCAAGAATCGTTGATGAGAATGGAAGATATCCGGTGCTCAAGCAGGCTTTAATCAGGGATAGTTTTATTATTGTTAACAGCTTCCTGGCAGTGATTGTAGGTCTGAATTCAGAGGCGTTATCCGCCATACCAAGCAGTCCCGTGAACTGGAGTCCGCTTGCGGCGGATTTGAATGCTTTTATTGGCTGGGTCGTGGTGTTGGATTGCCTATTCATCGTATTTACCCCACGCAAGCGGGCGCTGCATGATCTGATGGCCCGAACTTATGTGGTGAACAAAACAGCGCTGGACCGTGATCAGACAGGAAAATTCATAGCATAA
- a CDS encoding L,D-transpeptidase family protein, translated as MSQREQASRIQTYFPKSIALTLVFVMLLTACFTGSAAAASSSSDLIIVNKKTNKLAYYSDGKLVKIFPVATGKTKSLTPEGSFKMVVKIKNRPYYKDKIPGGDPANPLGDRWLGLEVNDTYGTTYAIHGNNNESSIGKYVSAGCIRMHNDDIHWLYPKIKKNTRVIITTSGLEMAGIAEKSGYRLGSTMIAGAFVKGGEKLPVKNSFLLEDARVYIPLSESVKLLGGSLMQEAGTGALIITIGKNTAVHKPLSTKAKVNGKTVEMLASKSIDGRLYIPLGSLTPLFGLPFSWNAKEGVVKL; from the coding sequence ATGAGTCAGCGTGAACAGGCAAGCCGGATTCAAACGTATTTTCCCAAAAGCATCGCACTTACACTGGTATTCGTAATGCTTTTGACCGCATGCTTCACAGGATCGGCCGCTGCGGCATCGTCTTCTTCAGATCTGATCATTGTGAACAAAAAAACGAACAAACTGGCCTATTACAGTGATGGCAAGCTGGTGAAGATTTTTCCGGTCGCTACCGGTAAAACGAAAAGTCTGACGCCTGAAGGCAGCTTCAAGATGGTGGTCAAAATCAAAAACAGACCCTACTACAAGGATAAGATTCCCGGAGGCGATCCGGCCAATCCGCTGGGGGACCGCTGGCTGGGGCTGGAGGTAAATGACACTTACGGCACGACTTACGCCATTCACGGCAACAACAATGAATCCTCAATCGGTAAATATGTCAGCGCCGGATGCATCCGCATGCATAATGACGATATTCATTGGCTGTATCCGAAGATTAAGAAGAATACCCGGGTAATCATTACAACCTCCGGGCTTGAGATGGCGGGCATTGCCGAGAAGAGCGGCTACCGTCTGGGATCTACGATGATTGCGGGAGCTTTTGTCAAGGGCGGGGAGAAGCTGCCGGTGAAGAATTCCTTCCTGCTGGAGGATGCACGGGTGTACATTCCACTGAGTGAATCCGTGAAGCTGCTGGGCGGAAGCCTGATGCAGGAGGCGGGAACCGGAGCGCTCATCATCACAATAGGCAAGAATACAGCAGTTCACAAGCCGCTTAGCACGAAGGCAAAAGTGAACGGCAAAACGGTGGAGATGCTAGCCTCCAAAAGTATAGACGGGCGCCTGTATATTCCACTGGGCAGCTTAACGCCTTTGTTCGGCCTGCCGTTCAGCTGGAATGCTAAAGAGGGAGTAGTGAAGCTATAA
- a CDS encoding MFS transporter — MEISTKQGTSLLHNKTYMRVYTAFATASFGDWFDALAIQVLVGYRWQASPLMLALIPVALALPSILLGSVAGAAADRMNKLKLMRICDLLTALLTLLVLFAPSMVWLLPLLALRSALSTLNMPAQQSLTRSLVREDQLLQASSLNGLVNQGSKIAGPLLGGLALAFLTPQWCILLNALLRGCSYLLLLSIKNIRTDEADSKLSEAQEGKLPLLTMWREGWGFLLRSRLLLTAMFFGLAGSMVIQVVDFQFTSLFRIFAPEREALLGWMVAATGAGAVLIILVLNKLKSEYGYGWKLGLGYVLIGGAIAALGLLQPGASILWVLFIGFVLGIGNGMFMVTFNYCLQKETPPHMIGRIFGIQNTVLSAVLIVAPLLGGVLVQYAGPARIFVNIGLLQVLLGLTGVVFGRQLWPVAGSKAEAAHPAAESS; from the coding sequence ATGGAGATTTCAACCAAGCAGGGAACAAGCCTGCTGCACAACAAAACGTATATGCGGGTCTACACGGCGTTCGCCACTGCCAGCTTCGGCGACTGGTTCGATGCGCTGGCCATTCAAGTGCTGGTCGGCTACCGCTGGCAGGCCAGTCCGCTGATGCTGGCGCTCATTCCGGTAGCCCTAGCGCTGCCGAGCATTCTGCTCGGCTCGGTTGCCGGCGCGGCCGCCGACCGGATGAACAAGCTGAAGCTGATGCGTATCTGCGACCTGCTGACCGCTCTCTTGACCCTACTGGTGCTGTTCGCTCCGAGTATGGTCTGGCTGCTGCCGCTGCTGGCCCTGCGCTCCGCGCTGTCCACGCTGAATATGCCGGCTCAGCAGTCCCTGACCCGCAGTCTCGTGAGAGAAGACCAGCTGCTGCAAGCCTCATCACTCAACGGACTGGTCAACCAGGGCTCCAAAATCGCAGGTCCCTTGCTCGGAGGTCTGGCCCTCGCCTTCCTTACGCCGCAGTGGTGCATCCTGCTGAATGCCTTGCTGCGCGGCTGCTCTTATCTGTTGTTGTTGTCTATCAAGAATATCCGCACGGATGAAGCAGACAGCAAGCTGTCTGAAGCGCAGGAAGGCAAGCTCCCGCTTCTCACAATGTGGCGGGAAGGCTGGGGCTTCCTGCTGCGCAGCCGGCTGCTGCTGACCGCGATGTTCTTCGGACTGGCCGGATCAATGGTCATTCAGGTGGTTGATTTTCAGTTCACCAGTCTGTTCCGGATCTTCGCACCGGAGCGGGAAGCGCTGCTGGGCTGGATGGTTGCCGCCACGGGAGCGGGAGCCGTGCTGATCATTCTGGTTCTGAACAAGCTGAAATCCGAATACGGGTATGGCTGGAAGCTGGGCCTCGGGTATGTGCTGATTGGCGGGGCGATTGCGGCGCTGGGTCTGCTTCAGCCGGGGGCGTCAATTCTGTGGGTGCTGTTCATCGGCTTTGTGCTGGGGATCGGCAACGGTATGTTTATGGTGACGTTCAATTATTGTCTGCAAAAAGAAACCCCGCCGCACATGATAGGCCGAATCTTCGGGATCCAGAATACCGTACTCAGCGCGGTGCTGATTGTAGCGCCTCTCCTGGGCGGTGTGCTGGTGCAGTATGCGGGTCCGGCCCGTATATTTGTCAACATTGGCTTGCTGCAGGTGCTCCTGGGTCTGACAGGTGTGGTGTTTGGCCGGCAGCTCTGGCCGGTGGCGGGGTCTAAAGCGGAAGCCGCTCATCCGGCAGCAGAGAGTAGCTAA
- a CDS encoding YjgB family protein gives MTTSIRTITGILIIGAMLSLTACNSGKTNTSSSNTAAATATVQTGDNASSAAEGARVSGSSTDDGAAAGAEPVTADPEAAAGAASESTVTEAAGAEADTVAPATPQERSKQLKELLELAKQGKVPGVEYAAHTGLIDEVEAAWGEPDLKESAGKGIYSTYSGKQVVIGFNKGSKIFDVRSSAPDLRNLTLEQIEEVLGKPDATTVNGEHNIYIYQANKQYQLKFIIPESTGTVDHISVFSEQDSINNMAG, from the coding sequence ATGACTACATCAATTAGAACAATCACAGGTATTCTTATCATTGGTGCGATGCTAAGTCTTACAGCCTGTAATTCCGGCAAAACGAATACATCGTCAAGCAATACGGCTGCGGCTACAGCGACTGTGCAGACAGGGGATAATGCTTCATCTGCAGCAGAAGGTGCGCGGGTAAGCGGATCTAGTACAGATGACGGCGCTGCTGCGGGTGCAGAGCCTGTAACTGCTGACCCTGAAGCCGCTGCCGGAGCTGCATCAGAGTCTACGGTCACTGAAGCCGCAGGGGCTGAAGCAGATACCGTAGCTCCCGCCACTCCGCAGGAACGCAGCAAGCAGCTGAAGGAGCTGCTGGAGCTTGCTAAGCAGGGCAAGGTGCCCGGCGTCGAATATGCTGCACACACCGGACTTATTGATGAGGTGGAAGCAGCATGGGGAGAGCCGGATCTCAAGGAATCGGCAGGCAAAGGGATCTATTCCACCTATTCAGGCAAGCAGGTGGTAATCGGCTTCAATAAGGGCAGCAAGATTTTCGATGTGCGCTCCAGCGCCCCGGACCTGCGTAACCTGACACTGGAACAGATTGAAGAGGTGCTCGGGAAGCCGGATGCCACCACCGTGAATGGTGAGCATAACATCTATATTTATCAGGCCAACAAGCAGTATCAGCTCAAATTCATCATTCCGGAATCAACAGGAACGGTAGATCATATCTCCGTGTTTTCGGAGCAGGATTCTATTAATAATATGGCAGGCTAG